The segment GCGTCCCTTGCCAATATCATCCAACCCGGTGACAAGGTGCTGGTCCCCGCGACCGGGCGTTTCGGCATCGGCTGGGGGGAAACCGCCAGATTGCTGGGGGCTGAGGTTGAAACGATAGATTTCGGCAAACAATCCCCGATGGACATGGCCCGCATCGAAGAGGTACTGCGCGCGGATAAATCGCATGAGATCAAAGCGGTGTTGGCCGTGCATGTGGATACGTCGACCTCGATCCGCAATGACATCGCCGCCTTGCGCAAGACGCTCGATAGCGTTGGCCATCCAGCACTGCTGATGGCCGATTGTATTGCTTCATTGGGCTGCGACCGCTTCGAGATGGACGCATGGGGCGTCGATATTATGGTCACCGGATGTCAAAAGGGGCTGATGGTGCCGCCCGGCATGTCATTTGTGTTTTTCAACGACAAGGCCGAAGCGGTTCGCGCCAAGATGCCCCGCGTCAGCTGGTATTGGGACTGGACCCCTCGGGCCCATGCCGAGGAGTTCTTTCAATACCACGCAGGGACCGCCCCAACGCATCACCTTTATGGGCTGCGTACCGCGCTTGATTTGATCCACGCTGAAGGCATCGAAAATGTCTGGGCGCGTCATCGTGTTCTTGCCCGCGCTGTTTGGGCCGCCTGTGACGTCTGGAGTACAACAGGCAGCTTTGCGATGAATGTCAACGATCCCGCCTATCGCAGCAATGCTGTCACCTCTTTGCGTCTTCAATCGCCGGACGCCACCGCCCTGCGCGACTGGGTGGAACAGCAGCTGGGCCTGACACTGGGCATTGGTCTAGGCATGGCAACACCGGGCGATCCGGCGTGGCACGGGTTTTTCCGGCTCGGCCATATGGGGCATGTCAACGGGCAGATGATCATGGGGATGCTGGGCGGCATCGAAGCGGGCATGCGCGCGCTGAAAATCGAACATGGCACAGGTGCGTTGGATGCGGCGGCTGAAGTGATCGGCGGCGGTTAACCCCGCGCCAACGCGATCCGGTTGATGACGTGATTGACCAGCCAACCGGTCGCCGCCACGGCAAGCAGCCCCCAGACCACCCAGATTACCATCAGGATCCACGTCAGGTTGACGCCAAACATCACGATGCAGGCCTGTGTGAAATTCGGGGCGGCGGGGCGGTCATTGGTGTTGCGCATTAGGGGCGTCCGGTTTTGTTCCGCCAGAACATTACGCTGAAATTTCTTTACGTCAGCCTTTTTTTGCTGCGGCGATGGCGTCCGGCAAAGCGGCGGCAAGCGCATTCAGATCGTCATCGGTGCCACAACTGATGCGAATACACCGGTTTTGCGGGGCAACAAACGGCATGCGCACAAAGATGCCACGCGTCACCAGACCATCCAGAACCGCCTTGGCAAACGCTCCGTCGCGGCCGCAATCCAGCGTTACAAAGTTGGTGGCCGAGGGCAGGGGGAGCAGCCCGTTTTCCTGTGCGATCTGCGCAATACGCGTGCGCGCCTGTGCAACGCGGTCCTTCACCTCCGTCAGCCACACCTGATCCGCCAGCGCGGCCAAGGCACCGGCTTGGGCGCTGCGGTTCATGCCGAAGTGGTTGCGCACCTTATGGAAGGCCGTGATCAATTCAGGCGCTGCAATCGCATAGCCGACCCGCGCCCCAGCCATCCCGTAAGCTTTTGAAAAGGTGCGCATCCGTATCACGCGCGGATCACCCCATGCCAAAGGCAGGGCAGTTCCTTCCGGGGCCGTTTCAACATAGGCTTCATCCAGCACCAGCAGGCTGTGCGCGGGCAGTGCGTCCATCGCTGCTGCGATGTCTTCGCCTCTATGCCATGACCCCATCGGATTGTCGGGATTGGCCAGATAGACCAGCTTGGCGTCGACTTCGCCAGCCTTTGCAAAAAGCGCTGCCGGGTCTTCGTGATCCTCGCGGTAGGGCACTTTGTGCAGCGTACCGCCATAGCCCGCCACGTGGTAATTGAACGTCGGATAAGCCCCGTCAGAGGTCACCACCGCATCGCCCTGTGCAACGAACAAACGCACAACATAGCCGAGCAGCCCGTCAATGCCTTCGCCCACGATAATGTGATCCAACGTCGTACCGTGATGCGCTGCAAGCGCTGTGCGCAAGTCGTGGCTTTCGGGATCGCCGTACATCCAATGTCCGGCTTCAGCCATGGCTTTGATCGCATGGGGCGAGGGGCCAAAAACGTTTTCATTCGCTCCCAGACGCGCCTCGAACGGTCGCCCCATGGCGCGTTCCTGCGTTTCGGGGCCGACAAAAGGCACAGTTGCGGGCAGGGATTTGGCAAGCGGGGTAAGGCGATATTCTGTCATGCGACTGGTGATAGGCGGCAACGGCCAGCGGGGCAAGGGTTGGAAATCCGCCCTGCAGTTCCTATATGAGAATGGTTCGCAAGTAATCGGAAGGCCAGACCAATGGCAAAACTCACCCGCCGCGGCTTTATCGCCGCCACTGTTGCCGCTGGCGCTGTGCGCAGTGTACCGGTGGTCCTTACAAAACCGCCCGCACGTCGCATTCTCACGCTGGTCTATGACAAAAGCCTTGGGATGATGCGCGCGGTCGACCGTCTGGTCCCCTGATCTTCCGCCACGTTCTGCTGGCGTGGCTGCAGCCGATGCGCTGTACTCCCTCCAACCCAAACCGGAGGAACCCATGACCCGCGCCACCGTCACTTACGAAAATCACATCGCCTTTGTCCGCCTGACACGTGCGGACAAGATGAACGCGGTTGATCAACAAATGATCGACGGAATTAATGCGGCAGGACAAGAGGTTGCCGCCTCTGACGCGCGCGCGGTCGTGCTGTCGGGGGAGGGGCGCGCCTTTTGCGCCGGCATCGACATCACCGGCCTGTCCTCGATGATGGGCAAAGATCCCGCCGAGGTGATCAATCCGCGTACCCATGGTGAAGGTACCACGAACCAGTGGCAAGAAGTCTCAATGGTTTGGTCGCGGATGGAGATTCCGGTGATCGCCGCCATCCACGGCGTGTGTTTTGGCGCAGGCATGCAATTGGCGCTGGGCGCTGACATCCGCATCGCCGCACCTGATACCCGTTTTGCGGTGATGGAAATGAAATGGGGCATCGTGCCGGACATGGGTGGCATGGTCCTGCTGCCCAGACTGGTCCGTTCCGACGTGCTGCGGCGTCTGACCTATACGGCGGAACAGGTAAGCGCGGCGCAGGCCGCAGACTGGGGCCTGATCACTGAAATCGCCGATGACCCTCTGGCCGCCGCGACTGCGTTGGCAACAACAATCGCAGGCAAAAGCCCCTCCGCCATCCGTGCGGCCAAACGGCTGATTACAATTGCAGAATGCCAAGACGCGGCAACGGTCCTCGCGGCTGAATCCAGCATTCAGGCCGAACTCATCGGCAAACCGCATCAGATGGAGGTGATTGCCGCTGAAATGGGCAAACGGCCCGCGGTTTTCAAATAGCCCGCCAAAACAAATGCGGCACGCCAGTTATGACGTGCCGCATCCGGACTTCATCTTGCCCCTAAACTCGATTCCGCGCCCGACAGCGGACGCGGCATAGGTTACTCCATCTCTGCCAGACGATCCAAAGCGGCCTGCAACTGGTCCGCCTCTTCCTGACGTGCATCCAGATTGGCCTGCGCTTCCGCGACGACCTCTTCGGGGGCTGAAGCTGCGAATTTCGGGTTGTTCAACCGGCCTTTCAAACCCCCAATCTCCTTGCCCAGCTTGTCCAGCGATTTCTGTAAACGCGCCTTTTCCTCGGCAATGTCGATCAGACCGGCCAGCGGCAGACCAAAGGTTGCGCCGGGGGCGCCGATCGACACAGTCCCTTTCGGAAATACGTCAGCGCGTTCAAGGCTTTCCACCCGGGCAAGGCGTTTGATCATGGTCTCGTTGCGCGCCCATGCACCTTTGGCGGCATCGTCCATTTCGGTCACGATCATCGGCACTTTCAGACCCGCAGGCACATGCATCTGCGCGCGCGCGGAACGGATCGCTTCGATCAGACCAATCACCCAGTTCAATTCGCGGTCCGCTTCCGCGTCCAGCAAATCGGCGGTGGTGTAGGTTGGCCAATCCGCGTGAACCAACATCTTGGCGCGGGTCGCGGTGGACTGCCACAGCTCTTCGGTGATGAACGGCATGATCGGGTGCAGCAGCACCAGACATTGATCCAGCACCCAGCCCAGCGTCTGGCGGGTTTCTTCGGCTTCCGCCGCGCCGTCTTGCAACAGGGGTTTGGACAGTTCTACATACCAGTCACAGACCTTGCCCCAGACAAAGGCGTAAAGCGTGTTGGCGGCATCGTTGAACCGGTAGTTGGTTAGGGCGGCATCCACCTCTTCACGCACACGGGCGGTTTCACCGATGATCCATTTGTTCAGGGTCGCAGCGGGTGTCGGCATCGTGCGCGGCGTGCCGGTGAAAACCCCGTTCATTTCGGCGAAACGGTGGGCGTTCCACAGTTTCGTGCCGAAATTGCGGTAGCCGGTGATGCGCGCGGTCGACAGCTTCAAATCGCGCCCCATCGCCGCCATCGACGTCACGGTAAAGCGTACCGCGTCCGCGCCGAACTCGTCGATCAGCTCCAACGGATCAAGCACGTTGCCGAGGGATTTCGACATCTTCTTGCCCTTCTCGTCGCGCACCAGGGCGTGGACGTAGACGGTATCGAAGGGCTTTTGATCGACCACGGCGTATTGCATCATCATCATGCGGGCGACCCAGAAGAAGATGATGTCAAAACCTGTGATCAAAACAGAGGTGGGGAAGTATTTTTCCAAGGCTTCCGTCTGTTCGGGCCAGCCAAGCGTGCCGATGGGCCAGAGGCCGGAGGAGAACCAAGTGTCCAGCACGTCAGGGTCGCGCCAGACCGGATAAACGATATCGGTCGGATCCTGACTGCCGGTATAAACTGCAAGGCTTTCGGCCAGAACATGCATGGCTTCGCTGCGCGAACCGACTTCGACGACGCGGGCATGGTTCAATGGCGTTGGCAGCTTGACCAACACATCGGCAAAGCTGTCGTTGACCGCATCGAAATCGGCGGCGCAGTGATGGTGATCGCTGCTTTCCGGTAGGGATTGCTGCAACAAAAGGCGGGACAATTCGACCATGTCCAATGCGCCGTCGCCCTCATCATCGGTAAAGCCGCGCCCTTTCAGGTCAAGCCCGTACCACACCGGGATTTGGTGCCCCCACCACAACTGGCGCGAGATACACCACGGCTCGATGTTTTCCAGCCAGTGGAAATACACCTTCTTGTCCTGCTCGGGCAGGATGCGGACCTCATCATTGCGCACCGCGTCAATCGCGGGCTGCACGATCTTGTCGGTGGCGACGAACCATTGATCCGTCAGCGCCGGTTCGATCACAACCTTGGAGCGGTCGCCGAAGGGCTGCATGATCTTTTTGGCCTCGACCAGCGGGACGGGGGACTCATCCTGCGGCTCTACCTCGTCTTCGCCCTTTTTCTTCTTCTTGGCCGGCTTGCCCAGACGCGGATCGTCATGGGCTGTCATTACGGCCAGACCTTCGGCTGTAATGTCGGCGATGACTTTTGCACGCGCGTCGAAGCGGTCAAGACCGCGGTAGTCTTCGGGCACAAGGTTGATTTCGGTCGCGTCGAACGGCGCTTCCTCGGTGCCATTGGCGATGGCCTGCGCGCGGGCGGCAGCCTGATCGTAGGGCAATCCGTCGGCACGCATCGCACCGCGCGTGTCCATCAGCGCGTAAAGCGGGATATTGTTGCGCTTGGCGACTTCGTAGTCGTTGAAGTCATGGGCACCGGTGATCTTCACGGCACCGGACCCGAAATCAGGATCGGGGTATTCATCGGTGATGATCGGGATCAGGCGGCGGTGTTCCTTTGGGCCCACCGGAATTTCGCAGAGTTGCCCGATAATGGAGGTATAGCGTTCATCGCTTGGGTGGACCGCAACCGCGCCGTCGCCCAGCATGGTTTCAGGGCGCGTGGTGGCGATGGAGATATAGTCGCGTTCTTCGGAAAGGGTGACGTTGCCGTCTTCGTCTTTCTCGACATAGGTATAGGTGGAACCGCCCGCGAGCGGGTATTTGAAGTGCCACATGTGGCCGTCAACTTCTGTGCTCTCTACCTCAAGGTCCGAGATTGCGGTCTCAAAATGCGGATCCCAGTTCACCAACCGTTTGCCGCGATAAATCAGGCCCTTGTTATACATGTCGACAAAGACTTTGATCACCGCGTCGTGAAAATTGCCTTCTTCGCCGGCGGGGGCGTTCGGGGCGCCGGACATGGTGAACGCGTTGCGATCCCAATCACAGGACGCGCCAAGGCGCTTCAGCTGGTCGATGATCGTGCCGCCGGATTTGGCTTTCCACTTCCAGATCTCGGCAGTGAAATCATCGCGTGACCATTCGCGGCGGGGCGGTTTGCCATCAGCCGCAAGCTGGCGTTCCACAACCATTTGCGTCGCAATGCCTGCGTGGTCCTGACCCGGCTGCCACAACGTGTCGAACCCGCGCATCCGGTGCCAGCGCGTCAGAATGTCCTGCAAGGTGTTATTGAACGCATGGCCCATGTGCAAAACGCCGGTGACATTGGGCGGCGGGATCATGATCGAAAACGTCTCATCGCGCGAGGCGTTTGCACCCGCCTTGAAGGCACCGGCCTTTTCCCAGGCGGCGTAAAGGCGGGCTTCGGCCTCGCCAGAGTCAAAATTCTTTTCCAGAGCCATGATTTTGCATCCTCAAACAGGTTTGACCGATGATCTAACGAACGTTGCGGCGAAGGGAAAGGGCGGGCTGGACAAGAGGCGTCAGGCGGGTATGTCTTTGTAGGGAAATCATCCTCAGCAAAGGGCAGCGCATCATGGATAAATTCGGGAAAAGCCAATCGACCATTCGGACCGAAGATGTGCGGTTTCTGACCGGCGAGGGCCGATATGTCGATGACATCGCGCCGAAAGTGGCGCTGCATGCCTATTTCTTTCGCTCGACCGTGGCGCATGGGATGATTACCGAGCTGGATGTGTCGGATGCGAAAGAGTCCGACGGTGTGCATCTTGTGCTGACCTGTGCCGATCTGGAAGCGGCGGGCATGGATATTGCCATGGCCGGTGCGCAAATTCCCAATCGTGACGGGACCAAAGGCGCAGGGCCGCTGCGCCCCATGCTGGCCAAGGACCGTGTGCGCTATGTGGGGGAACCGGTTGCGGTGATCATCGCCGACACGATCGCGCAGGCGCGCGATGCGGCGGAACTGATCATGTTTGATGTGGATGACCTGCCCGCCAAGATCGATGTGACGGCAGGGGGCGAGACCCTGCATGCCGAAGCGCCTGACAACAAGGCAATGGATTGGGGCATGGGTGACGAGGCCGCGACCGAAGCGGCGTTCAAGGCGGCCGCGAAAACCGTAGCGCTGGATGTCGATGACAACCGCATCATCGTCAATTCGATGGAGCCGCGCGGCTGTTTCGCCGAATGGTCCGATGGCCGCGTGCATGTCGCCAACAACGGACAAGGTGTTTGGGTTCACAAGGGCTATATCGCCAAGGCATTCGGACTGGACGAAGACAAAGTGCGTGTGACCAATCCCGACACCGGTGGCGGTTTCGGGATGAAATCGATGACCTACAATGAATATTTCTGCGTGGCGCAAGCCGCACGCGCGGTGGGCAAGCCGGTGCGCTGGATGTCCGAACGCACCGAAGCAATGCTCAGCGACAATGGCGGGCGCGATCTGACGTCCTTGGCCGAATTCGCCTTTGATGCGGACAACCGGATCACCGCCTACCGCGTTACCAGCAAATGCAACCTTGGCGCTTATAACTCGCAGTTTGCCCAGTTCATCCAGACCCAGCTGTTCAGCCGTGTCTTGACCGGTGTCTATGATGTGCAAACCTCTTGGTTGCAGGTCGACGGCTATTACACCAACACCGTGCCAGTGGATGCCTATCGCGGGGCCGGTCGGCCTGAAGCGATTTATGTGCTTGAACGCCTGATGGACCGCGCGGCGCGCGAATTGGGTGTCGATCCGTGGGAGTTGCGGCGGATCAACTTTATCAAACCGGATCAGTTTCCGTACAAGGCGGCAACGGGCGAAACCTATGATGTCGGTGATTTCAACCGGTTGCTGACCCGCATCGCAGGCGAGGCGGACCTTGACGGGTTTGAAGCGCGCAAGGAAGCCGATGCCAAGCGGGGGCTGCTGCGCGGTCAAGGGCTGTGTTACTACATCGAAAGCATCTTGGGCGATCCCAGCGAGGGTGCCAAAGTCGAATTCGAGGAAGACGGCAGCGTCACAATCTACGTCGGCACCCAGTCAAACGGGCAGGGGCATGAAACGGTTTACGCCCAATTTCTAGCCGACCAAACCGGCATTCCTGCGGACCGCATCCGCGTAGTTCAGGGCGATTCGGATCTAATTGCAAAGGGCGGTGGCACAGGCGGTTCGCGATCTGTAACCACACAGAACAACGCGACCTTGGCGACTGTTGCGGCGATGACAGAAAGCTTCACCGCATTTCTGGCCGATGAAATGGGCGTACCAGCGAGCGAGATCAGCTTTGACGATGAACGTTTCCGCGCCGAGGGATCGAACCTGACGCCGACCATGCTGGAGGTCGCCGAAATGGCCCGCGAAAAAGGCCGTGACGAACTGCTCAGCCATCACGAACGTGCGACCTTGCCAGCGCGCAGTTTCCCCAACGGGGCCCATGTTGCAGAGGTCGTGATTGATCCCGAAACTGGCGTTGTAACAACCGATCGCTATACCGTCGTTGATGATTTCGGCAACCTTATCAACCCGATGCTGGCCGAAGGTCAGGTGCACGGCGGGGTCGCCCAAGGGGTCGGACAAGCGGTGCAGGAACGGGTGGTTTACGACGAGGACGGTCAACTGCTCACGGCATCGTTTATGGACTATGCCATGCCCCGTGCGACAGACCTTCCTTACATTTCCTTTACGTCTGAGCCTGTACCCTCGACGGCGAACATCATGGGCATGAAAGGCTGCGGCGAAGCGGGAACCGTGGGGGCCATGGCGGCCCTCGCGAATGCGGTGCAGGATGCGCTGTGGGATCAAGGGGTGCGGCAGGCAGATATGCCGTTCACGCCGCATCGTGTCTGGGAGTTGTTGAATGAGGGCCGGATCGCGGCAGAGTAACCCCAAGGGCGACCAGACCCTTTACGCGCAAACGGCACCTCGGGCCGCTGCCACCCATGTGATCGTGCTCGACGGCACCCTGTCGTCGCTGGAGCCGCTGCACCAGACCAACGCCGCGCGCACCTATATGTTGCTCAAGGAACAGGGCGCGGCGGTTTCGCTTTACTATGAGGCGGGGTTGCAGTGGGACAAATGGCGTTCCGTGTTGGATGTGGCGTCAGGCAAAGGGATCAACCGGTTGATCCGGCGGGCCTATGGCTGGCTCGCTTCGCGCTATCGCCCCGGTGACAGGATTTTCCTGTTTGGCTATTCGCGCGGGGCCTATGCGGTACGCTCGTTGGCTGGCGTGATTGATATGGTCGGGCTGCTGCGGGCCGAACATGCAACCACACGCAACATCCGCATGGCCTATCGCCATTACGAATGCAGCCCCGAACAGACGACGCGGCAGGCCTTTCGCGCGGCGCATTGCCACGACGCGGCCGAAATCGAGATGATCGGCGTTTGGGATACGGTGAAGTCGCTGGGGATCAATGCGCCTGTGCTGTGGCGCCTGTCAGAACATCTGCACGCCTTTCACAATCACGACCTTAGCGGCGTTGTGCGCAACGGGTTTCACGCGCTGGCCCATGATGAAAACCGCGTGGCTTATAAACCGGTGCTATGGCAATCACATGCGGGGTTTTCGGGGCGGGTGGAACAGGTCTGGTTCCCCGGTGCCCACGGCGATGTCGGCGGGCAGCTCGGCGGGTTCGAGGCGGCACGCCCCCTTGCGAATATCCCTCTGGTCTGGATGCTGGAGCAGGCGGAAAGCTGCGACTTGCCGTTGCCAACCGGTTGGCGGGGGCGCTTTACACAGGATGCAATGGCACCTGCGCGCGGCACCTGGCGCGGGCATGGCAAGATATTGATGTCACGCAAGAAACGGATCATCGGATACGACCCGTCAGAGCGGCTGCATGAGAGTATTGCGCTGCGTCAGGGCAGTTTGGTTGACCCCGAAACACCCGCGCGGGCGGCGGATGCGCGCGATACTTAAAACGGTGAGGCGGAACGCGCGTTCAGGCGATCTTCATCACGATGCAGGTCGTTGAGCCCGTGGCATATAGTTTGCCATCCTCGACCCCGCGGATTTCACCATGGGCAACACCGGTTGAGCGGCCCACGTGATCGGTGACGCCGGTGCAATCAACCTGCATGCCCAATGGAATGCCGCGCAAAATATTAATCTTGTATTCCAATGTGGTATAGATCGACCCGCGCGGCACTTGTGTCATCACGGCACAGGCCATCGCGCTGTCCAGCAATGTCCCGTACCAGCCGCCGTGCACCGTGCCCATCGGGTTGGTTACGTTGAATTCCGGCGCGCCGCGAAACACCGCGCGTCCTGCTTCGATCGCATGCAACGAATAGCCCATGGTCCCCCCGATGGGCGGGCCGGGGTTGGTGCCATCAAGGATCGCCTGCATGAACTCAAGGCCTGAAAGCTTTAACGCTTCTGACTGGCTCAACAGATCTTCGGGTTTTGTGGCAAGGCGGGGCATGGACGGGTTCCTTTGGCTTCGGGTATCGGCTGATGCTAGGGCGCAAAGCCCCCCGAAGCCAAGCGGTTACGCCACGTCCCGAACCGAGACCTGCGGTGTCACGCCAAGCGCGCGGCAAACGTTGCGGGTCAACTCGGCACGGTTCAACGTATAGAAATGCAAATCCTCGACGCCTTCGTCGACAAGCGTGC is part of the Sulfitobacter geojensis genome and harbors:
- a CDS encoding valine--tRNA ligase, coding for MALEKNFDSGEAEARLYAAWEKAGAFKAGANASRDETFSIMIPPPNVTGVLHMGHAFNNTLQDILTRWHRMRGFDTLWQPGQDHAGIATQMVVERQLAADGKPPRREWSRDDFTAEIWKWKAKSGGTIIDQLKRLGASCDWDRNAFTMSGAPNAPAGEEGNFHDAVIKVFVDMYNKGLIYRGKRLVNWDPHFETAISDLEVESTEVDGHMWHFKYPLAGGSTYTYVEKDEDGNVTLSEERDYISIATTRPETMLGDGAVAVHPSDERYTSIIGQLCEIPVGPKEHRRLIPIITDEYPDPDFGSGAVKITGAHDFNDYEVAKRNNIPLYALMDTRGAMRADGLPYDQAAARAQAIANGTEEAPFDATEINLVPEDYRGLDRFDARAKVIADITAEGLAVMTAHDDPRLGKPAKKKKKGEDEVEPQDESPVPLVEAKKIMQPFGDRSKVVIEPALTDQWFVATDKIVQPAIDAVRNDEVRILPEQDKKVYFHWLENIEPWCISRQLWWGHQIPVWYGLDLKGRGFTDDEGDGALDMVELSRLLLQQSLPESSDHHHCAADFDAVNDSFADVLVKLPTPLNHARVVEVGSRSEAMHVLAESLAVYTGSQDPTDIVYPVWRDPDVLDTWFSSGLWPIGTLGWPEQTEALEKYFPTSVLITGFDIIFFWVARMMMMQYAVVDQKPFDTVYVHALVRDEKGKKMSKSLGNVLDPLELIDEFGADAVRFTVTSMAAMGRDLKLSTARITGYRNFGTKLWNAHRFAEMNGVFTGTPRTMPTPAATLNKWIIGETARVREEVDAALTNYRFNDAANTLYAFVWGKVCDWYVELSKPLLQDGAAEAEETRQTLGWVLDQCLVLLHPIMPFITEELWQSTATRAKMLVHADWPTYTTADLLDAEADRELNWVIGLIEAIRSARAQMHVPAGLKVPMIVTEMDDAAKGAWARNETMIKRLARVESLERADVFPKGTVSIGAPGATFGLPLAGLIDIAEEKARLQKSLDKLGKEIGGLKGRLNNPKFAASAPEEVVAEAQANLDARQEEADQLQAALDRLAEME
- a CDS encoding DUF2235 domain-containing protein — its product is MRAGSRQSNPKGDQTLYAQTAPRAAATHVIVLDGTLSSLEPLHQTNAARTYMLLKEQGAAVSLYYEAGLQWDKWRSVLDVASGKGINRLIRRAYGWLASRYRPGDRIFLFGYSRGAYAVRSLAGVIDMVGLLRAEHATTRNIRMAYRHYECSPEQTTRQAFRAAHCHDAAEIEMIGVWDTVKSLGINAPVLWRLSEHLHAFHNHDLSGVVRNGFHALAHDENRVAYKPVLWQSHAGFSGRVEQVWFPGAHGDVGGQLGGFEAARPLANIPLVWMLEQAESCDLPLPTGWRGRFTQDAMAPARGTWRGHGKILMSRKKRIIGYDPSERLHESIALRQGSLVDPETPARAADARDT
- a CDS encoding pyridoxal phosphate-dependent aminotransferase; its protein translation is MTEYRLTPLAKSLPATVPFVGPETQERAMGRPFEARLGANENVFGPSPHAIKAMAEAGHWMYGDPESHDLRTALAAHHGTTLDHIIVGEGIDGLLGYVVRLFVAQGDAVVTSDGAYPTFNYHVAGYGGTLHKVPYREDHEDPAALFAKAGEVDAKLVYLANPDNPMGSWHRGEDIAAAMDALPAHSLLVLDEAYVETAPEGTALPLAWGDPRVIRMRTFSKAYGMAGARVGYAIAAPELITAFHKVRNHFGMNRSAQAGALAALADQVWLTEVKDRVAQARTRIAQIAQENGLLPLPSATNFVTLDCGRDGAFAKAVLDGLVTRGIFVRMPFVAPQNRCIRISCGTDDDLNALAAALPDAIAAAKKG
- a CDS encoding pyridoxal-phosphate-dependent aminotransferase family protein; the encoded protein is MSTPPNLAHGRSYLAIPGPSVMPDAVLQAMHRAAPNIYAGELVNMMPDLVADLKRVARTKHHVAMYTGNGHAAWEASLANIIQPGDKVLVPATGRFGIGWGETARLLGAEVETIDFGKQSPMDMARIEEVLRADKSHEIKAVLAVHVDTSTSIRNDIAALRKTLDSVGHPALLMADCIASLGCDRFEMDAWGVDIMVTGCQKGLMVPPGMSFVFFNDKAEAVRAKMPRVSWYWDWTPRAHAEEFFQYHAGTAPTHHLYGLRTALDLIHAEGIENVWARHRVLARAVWAACDVWSTTGSFAMNVNDPAYRSNAVTSLRLQSPDATALRDWVEQQLGLTLGIGLGMATPGDPAWHGFFRLGHMGHVNGQMIMGMLGGIEAGMRALKIEHGTGALDAAAEVIGGG
- a CDS encoding crotonase/enoyl-CoA hydratase family protein; its protein translation is MTRATVTYENHIAFVRLTRADKMNAVDQQMIDGINAAGQEVAASDARAVVLSGEGRAFCAGIDITGLSSMMGKDPAEVINPRTHGEGTTNQWQEVSMVWSRMEIPVIAAIHGVCFGAGMQLALGADIRIAAPDTRFAVMEMKWGIVPDMGGMVLLPRLVRSDVLRRLTYTAEQVSAAQAADWGLITEIADDPLAAATALATTIAGKSPSAIRAAKRLITIAECQDAATVLAAESSIQAELIGKPHQMEVIAAEMGKRPAVFK
- a CDS encoding PaaI family thioesterase, whose amino-acid sequence is MPRLATKPEDLLSQSEALKLSGLEFMQAILDGTNPGPPIGGTMGYSLHAIEAGRAVFRGAPEFNVTNPMGTVHGGWYGTLLDSAMACAVMTQVPRGSIYTTLEYKINILRGIPLGMQVDCTGVTDHVGRSTGVAHGEIRGVEDGKLYATGSTTCIVMKIA
- a CDS encoding xanthine dehydrogenase family protein molybdopterin-binding subunit — protein: MDKFGKSQSTIRTEDVRFLTGEGRYVDDIAPKVALHAYFFRSTVAHGMITELDVSDAKESDGVHLVLTCADLEAAGMDIAMAGAQIPNRDGTKGAGPLRPMLAKDRVRYVGEPVAVIIADTIAQARDAAELIMFDVDDLPAKIDVTAGGETLHAEAPDNKAMDWGMGDEAATEAAFKAAAKTVALDVDDNRIIVNSMEPRGCFAEWSDGRVHVANNGQGVWVHKGYIAKAFGLDEDKVRVTNPDTGGGFGMKSMTYNEYFCVAQAARAVGKPVRWMSERTEAMLSDNGGRDLTSLAEFAFDADNRITAYRVTSKCNLGAYNSQFAQFIQTQLFSRVLTGVYDVQTSWLQVDGYYTNTVPVDAYRGAGRPEAIYVLERLMDRAARELGVDPWELRRINFIKPDQFPYKAATGETYDVGDFNRLLTRIAGEADLDGFEARKEADAKRGLLRGQGLCYYIESILGDPSEGAKVEFEEDGSVTIYVGTQSNGQGHETVYAQFLADQTGIPADRIRVVQGDSDLIAKGGGTGGSRSVTTQNNATLATVAAMTESFTAFLADEMGVPASEISFDDERFRAEGSNLTPTMLEVAEMAREKGRDELLSHHERATLPARSFPNGAHVAEVVIDPETGVVTTDRYTVVDDFGNLINPMLAEGQVHGGVAQGVGQAVQERVVYDEDGQLLTASFMDYAMPRATDLPYISFTSEPVPSTANIMGMKGCGEAGTVGAMAALANAVQDALWDQGVRQADMPFTPHRVWELLNEGRIAAE